A region of Desulfurellaceae bacterium DNA encodes the following proteins:
- a CDS encoding XamI family restriction endonuclease: MRFILFLCGYFDSGYLGYEAAEGIDWVWEHRIDDLKQFGL, from the coding sequence GTGCGGTTCATCCTGTTCCTGTGTGGTTACTTCGACAGCGGCTATCTCGGCTACGAAGCGGCAGAGGGGATCGATTGGGTATGGGAGCACCGTATCGACGATCTCAAGCAATTCGGACTGTAG